A stretch of Enterobacter cloacae complex sp. ECNIH7 DNA encodes these proteins:
- the qseC gene encoding quorum sensing histidine kinase QseC, which translates to MKLTQRLSLKLRLTLLFLLLSLTAWFAASLVAWQQTTHKLDKLFDTQQMLFAKRLLTMDLDEIRAPERMREIPKKVKHGRLDDDALAFAIYAVDGKMLLNDGENGRDIPYHYRRDGFDNGQLQGDNDEWRFLWLTSPDGKYRVVVGQEWEYREEMALDVVSSQLTPWLVALPVMLLLLIVLLSRELKPLKKLAQTLRSRSPDATDKLPTEGLPTEVRPLLDALNHLFARTQEMMTRERRFTSDAAHELRSPLAALKVQTDVAQLYQDDPEAQSKALSQLHAGIDRASRLVDQLLTLSRLDSLDNLDDVEPIPLADLLQSAVLDIWHPAQQAGIDLRLNIHAPEVTRTGQQLLMSLLVRNLLDNAIRYSPRGSVVDVTLDARGFTVRDNGPGISPDALARVGERFYRPPGQDATGSGLGLSIVKRIATLHGMRVSLSNAPEGGFEVKVSW; encoded by the coding sequence ATGAAACTGACGCAACGCCTTAGCCTTAAGCTGCGCCTGACGCTTCTCTTCCTGCTGCTCTCTCTGACGGCCTGGTTTGCCGCCAGCCTGGTCGCCTGGCAGCAGACGACCCACAAGCTCGACAAGCTGTTCGATACCCAGCAGATGCTGTTTGCTAAACGGCTGCTGACGATGGATCTGGACGAGATCCGCGCCCCCGAACGCATGCGCGAGATCCCGAAAAAAGTGAAGCACGGTCGTCTGGACGACGACGCGCTGGCTTTCGCCATTTACGCCGTCGACGGCAAAATGCTCCTCAACGACGGTGAAAACGGACGCGATATTCCGTACCACTATCGCCGCGACGGGTTCGATAACGGGCAGCTACAGGGCGACAACGACGAGTGGCGTTTTTTATGGCTGACTTCACCTGACGGAAAATACCGCGTGGTGGTCGGCCAGGAGTGGGAGTACCGCGAGGAGATGGCGCTGGACGTGGTCAGCTCGCAGCTGACCCCCTGGCTGGTGGCGCTGCCCGTGATGTTGCTGCTGCTGATCGTCCTCCTGAGTCGGGAGCTGAAGCCGCTGAAAAAGCTGGCGCAGACCCTGCGCTCCCGCTCGCCGGATGCCACCGATAAACTGCCGACGGAGGGCCTTCCTACGGAAGTGCGCCCCCTGCTCGACGCGCTGAATCATCTCTTCGCGCGCACCCAGGAGATGATGACCCGCGAGCGCCGCTTTACGTCCGATGCCGCCCACGAGCTACGCAGCCCGCTGGCGGCACTGAAGGTGCAAACTGACGTGGCGCAGCTGTATCAGGACGATCCCGAGGCGCAGTCCAAAGCCCTTTCGCAGCTACATGCGGGTATCGACCGCGCCTCCCGGCTGGTGGATCAACTCCTCACGCTGTCGCGTCTGGACTCGCTGGATAACCTTGACGATGTCGAACCGATTCCCCTGGCCGACTTGCTGCAGTCAGCCGTGCTGGATATCTGGCATCCGGCGCAGCAGGCGGGCATTGATCTTCGCCTGAACATCCATGCACCAGAGGTTACACGCACGGGCCAGCAGCTCCTCATGAGCCTGCTGGTGCGCAACCTGCTGGATAACGCGATTCGCTACAGCCCGCGCGGCAGCGTGGTGGACGTGACGCTGGACGCGCGTGGCTTTACCGTGCGCGACAACGGTCCAGGCATTTCACCTGACGCGCTGGCGCGCGTCGGCGAGCGCTTTTATCGTCCGCCGGGTCAGGATGCCACGGGCAGCGGGCTGGGGTTATCCATTGTAAAACGCATCGCCACCCTACACGGGATGCGCGTTTCGCTGAGCAATGCGCCTGAAGGCGGTTTTGAAGTGAAGGTCAGCTGGTAG